The Vicinamibacterales bacterium DNA window GGTCCGTACGACGGTGCACCGCCAGTCGAAGCCCGCGCCGGACACGCCGGTCCCGCGATACTGCGCATCGGCCGCATCCAAGCCGTACGTGATCACGCTTCGCGACATCGCCGTCAGCAACTGCCGCAGATGGCCATCGTCCGCGCAGGCGAAGATCGTGCCGTAGAACGGCACCTTGTTCGCGAAGGTGACGAATGCCTGTTGCAGGTCCTCGAAATCGCGGTAGCTCTCCAGGTGCTCGTGGTCGATGTTCGTGATGACCGCGATGGTCGGCGTCAGCTTCAGGAACGACCGATCGCTCTCGTCGGCCTCCACGACCATGTACTCGCCCCGACCCAGACGTGCGCTGCTGCCGAACGCGCTCAGGCGGCCCCCGATGACCGCCGTCGGGTCGAGGCCCCCGCGCTCGAGCACGAGCGCGATCATCGACGTCGTCGTCGTCTTGCCGTGGGCGCCGGCCACCGCGATCCCGTACCGCAAACGCATCAGCTCGGCCAGCATCTCGGCGCGCGGGATCACGGGGATTCGACGGCGCGTCGCTTCGACGATCTCGGGGTTCGTTGGTCGGATCGCCGACGAATAGACGACGACGTCGGCATGGCCGACGTGCTGCGCCTCGTGGCCCTCGAACACCTCGACCCCACGCGACGCCAGATGGACGGTGACCGGGGAGAGTCTCGTGTCGGACCCACTCACGGCGTAGCCCAGGTTGGCGAGCAGTTCGGCGATACCGCTCATGCCGCTGCCACCAACGCCGACGAAGTGCACTCTCCGGGTTCGTCCGAGCACGTTACTCCTTGCCACCGCACCGTTCGCCGGCGCCAGCCGGCGGCGACTCATCGCGGCCGGTTGCAGCGCCCAACCGTCTTCTGCTCGAGCCGTGTCGGCGGATGGTGAAACGGGTCCGCCCCAGTGGCTCGGTGGTGTCGCGCACGTCGATCGAACGCCGGGTCTACCCGCCCTCGTAGATCGCCGACGCCTGCTGCGAGATGTTCAGCAGGATTCCCATCGCCACGAGACTGATCGCCATGGACGACCCGCCGGCGCTCACGAACGGGAGCGGAATGCCCTTGGCGGGCATCAGCCCGATCACGACGCTGATGTTCACGAGCGCCTGCAGGCCGATCATCATCGTGATCCCGAGGGCGACCAGGCTTCCGAATGCGTCCGGTGCCTGCCTCGCGACAACCAGGCCGCGCCAGATGATCACGGCGAAGCAGATCAGCACCACCGTGGCGCCGATGAGTCCCCTCTCTTCCGCGATGACGGCGTAGATGAAGTCGCTTTGCGCCTCGGGCAGGTAGAACATCTTCTGCACGCCCTGCATGAAACCCTTGCCCCAGACGCCGCCGCCGCCGACCGCGAGCAGCGATTGACGGATCTGGAACCCGATGCCCTGCGGATCGGCCGACGGATCGAGGAACGCGAAGATCCTGGCGCGCCGGTACGGCGCGGCCCACAACAGCAGACCCATCACCGGCAGCGCCGTGCCGCCGGCCGCGAGGACCCACTTGTAGGCGATGCCGGCGACGAACAACATCGCACACGCGATTGCGCACAGCGCGGTCGCGCTGCCCGCGTCCGGCTCGCGCCAGATGAGGGCTCCGAACACCGCGAGCACCAGACCGACCTTCACCAGGCCCGGCGGGAGCGCATCCTGCTGCTCCACGCGGCGGTCCACCGCCATCGCGACGAACAGGATCGTCACCAGCTTGGCCAGCTCAGACGGTTGGATGCCGAGTCCGTACAGGTTCAACCAGCGATGCGCGTGGTTGACCGGAGGGCTCAGGAACACGGCCACGAGGGCGACGACGGTGGCGCCGAACAGGCCCCACAGCAGCCGCTGGTTCCGATACCAGTGATAGTCCAGTCTCATCGCGGACAGCATGAAAGCCAGGCCGAGGGCGACCCACAGGAGTTGCCTGACCAGGAACCGGCCAGGATCGCCGAATCTCTGCTCGGCCTGTACGACAGACGCGCTGTACACCCAGGCGATGCTGATCACGAGGAGCAGCAGCGTCGCGGTGAACAGGAGTCTGTCGGACTTGAGCTTGCGTGCCATCCTGCTTCGTCCCTAAACCCGATTGGCCTTCGACCCGAAACACTCTGTGCACCGCCCGGGAGACCCTGAGCGGCGAGCAGTCATCAGTCAGCCGGGATCGAGACACCGGCCTCGCAGACCGGGGCAGCCTGCGTTCCCAGCGGACGGCTCTCAATCGCGCGGACCGACTGACGACTGCTCACCGCTCACGGTTCCCGTCCCAACTCCTCGGCGAGTCGGGCCACCTCGCGCTTGAATACCCTGCCGCGTTCCGCGTAGTCGTGGAACATGTCGAAGCTCGCGCACGCCGGCGCAAGGAGCACCGTTCCACCCGGCAGCGAGGCGGCAAACGCCGCCCGGACGGCCTCGGCCATCGATGCCACATCCACGACCGCGACCATGTCGCCGAGTGCCTCGCGGATGATCGGGCGCGCCTCGCCGATGGCAATCACCGCCGTCGAACGGCCCTTCAGTGCAGGCCGCAGGTCGCGAAGGTCTCCGCCCTTGAACTTCCCGCCGATGATCGGCACGAGCCGCTGCCCGAAGCTCTCGATCCCGCGTCGCGCCGCATCGACATTCGTGGCCTTCGAGTCGTTGACGAACCGGATGCCGGCCACGGTCATCACGGGTTCGAGCGCGTGCTCGAGCCCCGTGAACCCCGCGACGGCCTCTCGAATGGCTGCCGGCGGCACGCCTGCGAGCCGGGCCGTCGTCACCGCTGCCACCACGTCGGTCAACAGGTGACGGCCGATCAGCTTCACGTCGCTGACCGGCAGGATCGGAACGTCGTCTCGTCCGGGGTGCCGATCGACGATCCATCCGTCGTTCACCACGGTCCCCTGTTCGATCCTCCTCTCGACCGCGAAGAACCGCGCCGGCGCCTTGGCGCGACGTTTCGCGAGCGACAGCGCCGGGCGATCGTCGGCGTTGATCACCGCCCAGTCCTGCTGGCCCTGGTTGGCGAACACCCGAGCCTTCGCCGCGGAGTACTCCCGAAGATCCTTGTGCCGGTCGAGGTGGTCCGCCGACAGGTTCAGCAGCACGGCGATCCACGGGTGGAACTCGACCGTCGTCTCGAGCTGGAAGCTGCTCACCTCCACGACGTGGACCATGTCGTCGGTGGACGACTCGATCTTGGCGGCGAGCGGTGCGCCGATGTTCCCGGCGACGGACCCGGGCACACCCCCCGCCGCCAGCATCCGCCCGATGAGCGTCGTCGTCGTCGACTTCCCCTTGGTTCCCGTGACCGCGATGATCCGACCGCGAAGGAGCCGACTCGCCAGTTCGATCTCACCAATGACCGGCACGCCCCGGCGCCGCGCACCCGCGAACACTGGCTGACGACACGGGACACCCGGGCTCAGCACGACCATGTCGGCGTCATCGAACGTCGCGGCGGTGTGCGCGCCGAGTGCGAGCGTCAGGCCCGAGTCCCTCAATCGCGCCTGGTCCGGGAGGTCGCCGTTCAGGTCGGCCAGCGTGACGCGCGCACCGTGCCGGACCAGGTACTCCGCGGCGGCAATGCCGCTGCGGGCGGCCCCGACGACGACCACGCGCGTGCCGGCGACCTCCAACTCGGACATGGTTTCCGTCCCTCTTTCCGTCCGCGGCGCTATCGAAGCTTGAGCGTTGTCAGGCTGAAGAGCGCGCAGATGATCGCCATGATCACGAAGCGCGTCATCACCTTCGTCTCGGTCCAGCCCGCCAGCTCGAAGTGATGGTGCAGCGGCGCCATCCTGAACACGCGCCGGCCGGTCAGCCGAAACGACGCCACCTGCACGATCACCGAGAGTGCCTCGAGCACGAACACCCCGCCAACGATGACCAGCAGGATCTCCTGCTTGATCAGGATCGCAACCGTACCGAGCGCCGCACCCAGGGCGAGCGACCCCACGTCGCCCATGAAGATCTCAGCGGGGTGGGCGTTGTACCAGAGAAACGCCAGGCTCGCCCCCACCAGCGAGCCGCAGAACACCGTCAACTCGCCCGCCTCCGGCAGCCGGATCAGCAGCAGGTACTCCGCAAACACACGGTGGCCGGTCACGTACGCCAGCGCCGTGAACGTGGATGCGGCAATCGCGAACGTGCTGATGGCCAGGCCGTCGAGGCCGTCGGTCAGGTTGACGGCGTTCGAGGCACCCACGAGAACGACGACTGCGAAGACCGCGTATCCCCACCCGAGGTCCGGAATCAGCCGCTTGAAGAACGGGAAGATCAGCCGCGTACTGTAGAGCGCGTGCTCCGACAGCACGAGGAGCGTGATCCCGACCGTCACCGCCACCGCCACCTGCCACGCGAGCTTGAAGCGCGGCCGCAGCCCGTGATGTGAATGGCGGACGATCTTCAAGTAGTCGTCCGCGAACCCGATCGCGCCGAACGCCGCGGTGGTCAGCACGGCGATCCACACGTCCACGTTCGTCAGATCGGCCCACAGCAGTGTGGGCACCAGCGCCGCCCACAGGATCAGCAGGCCGCCCATCGTCGGGGTCCCGGCCTTCCCCCGGTGGCTGGCCGGTCCCTCGTTCCGGATCACCTGCCCGATCTGGAACTCCCGCAGCGTCCTAATCAGCCACGGACCGAGCACGAGCCCGAGCGCCAGCGCCGTCAGACTCGCGGCCGCCGTACGGAACGTGATGTACCGCGTCACGTTCAGCGCGGGCATCCACCCACGCAACGGGTAGAGCAGGTGGAAGAGCATCAGCCGAACTCGGCGGCCAGGCGATCCACCACCCGTTCCGTCCTGATGCCGCGCGACCCCTTCACCAGCACGAGATCCCCGGCGCGCACCGCGGCCGCGACCAGGTCCGCCGCCGCCTCACTGGTCTCTGCGTGGCACACCTGCGTCGCCGGCAAACCCGCGTCCAGGCTCGCTCGGCCAAGTGCCCGCGCCGGCTCGCCACCGACCGTAATCAGCAGCGAGAGCCCGGACGCTGCCGCCACACGGCCGCACGTTTCGTGCAGCGCCACGCTCTGTTCGCCGAGCTCGAGCATCTCGCCGAGCACCGCAACACGCCGCGTGAATCCCCGTTCAGCCGCGATGACCTTCAGCACACCCTGGACGGCCCGCGGGTTCGAGTTGTACGCGTCGTCCACCACCGTGACGCCACCGGGAAGCCGCATCA harbors:
- the murC gene encoding UDP-N-acetylmuramate--L-alanine ligase — encoded protein: MLGRTRRVHFVGVGGSGMSGIAELLANLGYAVSGSDTRLSPVTVHLASRGVEVFEGHEAQHVGHADVVVYSSAIRPTNPEIVEATRRRIPVIPRAEMLAELMRLRYGIAVAGAHGKTTTTSMIALVLERGGLDPTAVIGGRLSAFGSSARLGRGEYMVVEADESDRSFLKLTPTIAVITNIDHEHLESYRDFEDLQQAFVTFANKVPFYGTIFACADDGHLRQLLTAMSRSVITYGLDAADAQYRGTGVSGAGFDWRCTVVRTRAPGHARAPEAAVLGELVLHVPGRHNLQNALAAVAVGVELGVPFDRIASALDEFRGAERRFEDHGEADGVRVIEDYGHHPTEMAAVIAAARAALDRRLVVVFQPHRFSRTKRLLDRFGPALSGADEIVLTDIYAAGEDPLPGVTVEALAEEIRRRVTVPLHLVKDVRDVPARVAEIARPGDVVITLGAGSIGAASDGIIAALRLRERPGTHPE
- the ftsW gene encoding putative lipid II flippase FtsW; amino-acid sequence: MARKLKSDRLLFTATLLLLVISIAWVYSASVVQAEQRFGDPGRFLVRQLLWVALGLAFMLSAMRLDYHWYRNQRLLWGLFGATVVALVAVFLSPPVNHAHRWLNLYGLGIQPSELAKLVTILFVAMAVDRRVEQQDALPPGLVKVGLVLAVFGALIWREPDAGSATALCAIACAMLFVAGIAYKWVLAAGGTALPVMGLLLWAAPYRRARIFAFLDPSADPQGIGFQIRQSLLAVGGGGVWGKGFMQGVQKMFYLPEAQSDFIYAVIAEERGLIGATVVLICFAVIIWRGLVVARQAPDAFGSLVALGITMMIGLQALVNISVVIGLMPAKGIPLPFVSAGGSSMAISLVAMGILLNISQQASAIYEGG
- the murD gene encoding UDP-N-acetylmuramoyl-L-alanine--D-glutamate ligase, giving the protein MSELEVAGTRVVVVGAARSGIAAAEYLVRHGARVTLADLNGDLPDQARLRDSGLTLALGAHTAATFDDADMVVLSPGVPCRQPVFAGARRRGVPVIGEIELASRLLRGRIIAVTGTKGKSTTTTLIGRMLAAGGVPGSVAGNIGAPLAAKIESSTDDMVHVVEVSSFQLETTVEFHPWIAVLLNLSADHLDRHKDLREYSAAKARVFANQGQQDWAVINADDRPALSLAKRRAKAPARFFAVERRIEQGTVVNDGWIVDRHPGRDDVPILPVSDVKLIGRHLLTDVVAAVTTARLAGVPPAAIREAVAGFTGLEHALEPVMTVAGIRFVNDSKATNVDAARRGIESFGQRLVPIIGGKFKGGDLRDLRPALKGRSTAVIAIGEARPIIREALGDMVAVVDVASMAEAVRAAFAASLPGGTVLLAPACASFDMFHDYAERGRVFKREVARLAEELGREP
- the mraY gene encoding phospho-N-acetylmuramoyl-pentapeptide-transferase, with the protein product MLFHLLYPLRGWMPALNVTRYITFRTAAASLTALALGLVLGPWLIRTLREFQIGQVIRNEGPASHRGKAGTPTMGGLLILWAALVPTLLWADLTNVDVWIAVLTTAAFGAIGFADDYLKIVRHSHHGLRPRFKLAWQVAVAVTVGITLLVLSEHALYSTRLIFPFFKRLIPDLGWGYAVFAVVVLVGASNAVNLTDGLDGLAISTFAIAASTFTALAYVTGHRVFAEYLLLIRLPEAGELTVFCGSLVGASLAFLWYNAHPAEIFMGDVGSLALGAALGTVAILIKQEILLVIVGGVFVLEALSVIVQVASFRLTGRRVFRMAPLHHHFELAGWTETKVMTRFVIMAIICALFSLTTLKLR